Proteins encoded by one window of Anaerolineales bacterium:
- a CDS encoding NAD(P)H-dependent oxidoreductase subunit E, which translates to MTPSTLDPQPLHDWLALQGSADRSRLLPMLIEAQRLYGYLSEQVLAAVGQTLRVPLAEVHGVVRFYTLLYDRPTGRTIVRVCTSPRCAQAGGEQVLRDVCLALGVQPGEPTSDWAFEVEEVACLCLCDHAPAALLGDVPVGHLQAVKPEFWLAQPQEIGLGHIGGSPRRLTARCHEGAPAGLSEYVASGGFSGLERALRSLSPAGVIEVIEASGLEGRGGAAFPTGQKWSLAASGEARRRYVVCNGDESEPGTFKDRVLLEGDPWAVLEGMAIAGYAIGAERGYLYIRGEYPRAQRILQKAIREAQQAGYLGENILGSDFHFEIELRSGAGAYICGEETALLESIEGKRGLPRLKPPYPVTDGLFGQPTAINNVETLCTATWILSQGVEAFRSVGTPDSPGTKLFCLSGDVALPGTYEVAFGTPLRELVATAGGVAGELQAVLLGGAAGAFAGPEVLELPLSYEGFRQAGLPLGSGVLMVINAERDLRQTCWHLSRFFAHESCGKCFPCQLGTQRQMEIIRRGIEGTLTAGDLEALDDVAYTMTQTSICGLGVTASSAIESARKRWPELFRPGAA; encoded by the coding sequence GTGACACCCTCGACCCTCGACCCTCAACCGCTTCACGATTGGCTTGCCCTGCAGGGGAGCGCCGATCGCTCGCGGTTGCTCCCGATGTTGATCGAAGCCCAACGGCTCTACGGTTACCTGAGCGAGCAGGTGCTGGCTGCGGTTGGGCAGACGCTGCGGGTTCCGTTGGCAGAGGTCCACGGGGTTGTTCGCTTCTACACCCTGCTCTACGACCGGCCGACCGGGAGGACCATTGTCCGCGTCTGCACCAGCCCGCGCTGTGCCCAGGCCGGGGGTGAACAGGTGCTGCGTGACGTCTGCCTGGCCCTCGGCGTCCAGCCGGGAGAACCCACATCCGATTGGGCTTTCGAGGTTGAGGAAGTAGCCTGCTTGTGTTTGTGCGACCATGCGCCGGCGGCGCTGCTTGGGGATGTGCCGGTCGGGCATCTGCAGGCTGTCAAGCCGGAGTTCTGGCTGGCGCAGCCGCAGGAAATTGGGTTGGGGCACATCGGCGGCTCCCCGCGGCGCCTGACGGCCCGCTGCCATGAGGGAGCGCCGGCCGGGCTCTCGGAGTATGTGGCCAGCGGTGGCTTTTCCGGGCTGGAACGAGCGCTTCGGAGCCTCTCGCCCGCCGGGGTCATCGAGGTGATCGAGGCCTCCGGGCTGGAGGGTCGCGGGGGGGCCGCCTTCCCCACTGGACAGAAGTGGTCGCTGGCTGCCTCCGGGGAAGCCCGCCGGCGCTATGTGGTGTGCAACGGCGACGAGTCCGAGCCCGGGACGTTCAAAGACCGGGTTCTGCTGGAGGGCGATCCGTGGGCTGTGCTGGAGGGTATGGCGATCGCCGGCTACGCCATCGGAGCCGAGCGCGGCTATCTCTACATTCGCGGTGAATACCCTCGGGCGCAGCGGATCCTGCAGAAGGCGATCCGGGAAGCACAGCAGGCCGGCTATCTGGGAGAGAACATCCTGGGATCGGACTTCCATTTCGAGATCGAACTGCGCTCCGGCGCCGGGGCCTACATCTGCGGCGAGGAAACGGCCTTGCTCGAATCGATCGAGGGCAAGCGCGGTCTGCCCCGACTCAAACCCCCCTACCCGGTGACCGACGGGCTGTTTGGGCAGCCCACAGCGATCAACAACGTCGAGACCCTGTGCACGGCCACCTGGATCCTGTCCCAGGGCGTGGAGGCGTTCCGCTCCGTCGGCACGCCCGACTCGCCGGGCACCAAGTTGTTCTGCCTATCCGGGGATGTGGCGCTCCCCGGGACCTACGAGGTAGCGTTCGGGACTCCCCTGCGAGAGCTGGTTGCCACGGCTGGTGGCGTGGCCGGTGAGCTGCAGGCGGTGCTGCTCGGCGGGGCGGCTGGCGCCTTTGCCGGCCCGGAGGTCTTGGAGCTACCCCTGAGCTACGAAGGCTTCCGCCAGGCGGGCCTGCCGCTTGGATCGGGCGTACTCATGGTCATCAACGCCGAACGCGACCTGCGGCAGACGTGCTGGCACCTCTCGCGCTTCTTCGCCCACGAATCGTGCGGCAAGTGCTTCCCCTGCCAGCTGGGGACTCAGCGCCAGATGGAAATCATCCGGCGCGGGATCGAGGGAACTCTCACTGCCGGCGATCTCGAAGCTCTCGACGATGTGGCTTACACCATGACCCAAACCTCGATCTGCGGCCTGGGCGTCACGGCCAGCTCGGCGATCGAGTCCGCCCGGAAGCGCTGGCCGGAGCTCTTTCGACCCGGGGCGGCGTGA